The genomic stretch tttttctctGTAAAACAAAAAGGGAGATTCCTAATCAGCCTCTCAACGACTGCTAAGGCAGGGAGAGCACTAAGGACCAAGGGGGTTGGCTGTTTTCTAGCCCAGGAAGCATTTTGGGATGGGATTAGTGCTTTCAGGGCAATTCCCATGAGTAACATCTCCGCACAAATGTTGGAGAGGCTTTGGAGAGGCTGAAGCATCTCTTTAGACCAAATTTGAGGGAGACccgggctgtggcagcagcagcagctccccataAATAATTATATTTGTTTACAAGAGCCATTACCACATCTGCTCACTCACCCTGCGCTGCAGCTGAGTTCAATGGGGCtggaaatgagaaatgggttgATTCAGAGGAGAAAAGGCTGTTGGGTTTGGACAGAGAGTTACAAAAGGGGCGTTTGGAGGTAATTTTGGTGCTCCACCAGAAATTCGGGACCCTCTGAGCGCCTGCCTGAGCCCAGCATGGAGAGCAGTGACACCATCACTGAGGAGGTCTGCAGGGAGGACGACGTTGGGGACGGACAGTGAGTGCCTGGGGGGGCGCTGGGCACCTGGGGGGTTCTGTGCCCACCTCTGCTCCTCTCCCCCAGGCTCCTGGAGGTGACGGTGGCCGGGTACCCCGTGCTGCTGGTGAGGAACAGGAGGGAATTCCGAGCTCTGGGCAGCAAATGTCCCCACTACGGCGCCCCTCTGAGCAAAGGTAACCCCAGCTTGGGGCAGGGGGGGGGGTTTAAAACCACCTTGGGGAGGTTGGTTCTCATTGCCCAGCTTGGGTTGGGGGGGTCTCTTGCAGGGGTTTTGAGAGGGGAGAGGCTGCGCTGCCCCTGGCACGGGGCCTGCTTTAACATCAGGACTGGAGACATTGAGGAATACCCTGCTCTGGACTGCATCCCCTGCTTCAAGGTGAATTCTTGGCCTCCCAGCTGGGTGGGCTCACATTCATTCTCTTTCCCAAGCCCCCCctgagcacagctctgtcacTGAGAGCTTCCACACAAGGGATGATTGTGGGATTAGGCAACTCCCTGCCCTAAAGCTCCTTTCAGTCCAAGGTGATGCCACAGATCCCAGTAGTCCTCAGAGCCAGCACAAGTGCTTTTGGAAAGAAAAAGAGGATTTACAGCTCTTCCTCAGTGCTCTTAGGATGAGGAGAAAAGCTCATGAGCTCCTCAGCTCCTCATGTGACACCCAAGATCAGAGCAGAGGCAGATGGCACACTGGACCAGGATCTCCCAGGAGAGCTCCTGCCACCACCTCATGGATGCAGCACTTAACAAACCTCTCCTTTAGGTGACAGTGGAAGATGGAAAGGTGTTCATTACAGCAAAAAAGAAGGTACTGACCTTACCTGCAGTCACTGAGCACAGGCAGTGCCTTGGGCTGCGTGTGACttgagcatttttctttttctattttttttttttttttgcaggaccTGGAAAGCAGCCAGAGGGTGAAGGACACAAGCAGGAGGTGCCTCCTCAACAAGAACACGATGCTGCTGCTAGGGGGAGGTCAGTGGAGGCATCTGAGATCTGAGCTCTGCCCCCTCCACACACGCTGGGAGCaccaacctcctcctcctcctcctcctcttcctcctcagtcAGAGGGCTGAGATGAGCCTCTCCTGCAGGCGTGGCTGCCCTGGTGTGTGCAGAGACTCTTCGCCAGGAGGGGTTCACTGGCAGGATCATCATGGCCACCAAGGAGAAGCACGTTCCCTATGACAAATCCAAGCTGAGCAAGGTGACAGTGCTCAGCAATGTGACAAGGGCACGCTCAGGGTGCAAATCAGGAGTGCTGAGGCATCCAGAAGGAATAGGTGTTGTCATCTTCTTGCAGGGGGTCCAcgctgttgtctccttatcacaaaagcttCACACTTTCTTAGTGTTTctcctccaagcactgactctttcttcttcacaaagcatccacctgactccagttcccttcccaaccagccaccccactcttttatagcatcttcttctcattgcttacaccTGTGACCTCTtcaagtcaggcctgttcctaatctttgataattggcccagctgcagctccttaggggtgagattactttctacacagtctttattttcttatattctatccccccacaAATAGAGGTGTTATTTCCAGGAAAACTTCTTTTTCCTCCCAGAAAATCTCTGAGCAGAGTCAACGGGAGCTGATGTTTTTATCTCCTTTTGTTGAGCTCTTCCCTTAAAGTTTGATGGTTTTTCTGAGGTCACAAGGTGATGGGGATGGGGCAGTGTGGGGAGCTGTGATTCACTGATGTAAAATTCACCTCTTTTCCAAACTGACTCCACAAGGAACACTTCAGGAGAATTGCAGCCTCCAAGAAATGCTTCATTTCATACTTTTGTTGTGTTTCCAGGAAATGGACTTGAAAGCTGAGGATATCTACCTGAGGAAACCTGAATTCCTCCAGGCTCGGGGCATTGAGTTCTGGACAGAGAAAGAGGTACCAGAGCAGCTGGGCTCAATCCTCATGGGGAGGGTGAAACATCCATGGATGGAgctgtgtgggaaatgggagagaGAACGCCAGCACCCCTCATATCTCCCCTGAGTGCCCAAAAACACAGGCAGGACAGGGGAACCTGTGAGATCCGTGCCCCCTCTCTCCTGCAGGCAGTGTCTGTGGATTTCCAGAAGCAGAAGGTTCGCTTCATGGATGGCTCCTCTCAGAAGTACCACCAGCTGCTCATTGCAACAGGCAGCCAGTGAGTGCACAGAGTGCTGGATTTTGGGCAGGGAGGGATGTAGAGGTGGAGGTAGGAGCTGAGGTGGGAGGGCAGAATGGAGTGACACAGCCGTGGGTTTGTGCTCCCTTCTCGTTCTTTGTTTAATTCACACCATGGAATGCATCTGGGttctctctctcttccagctcTGGTTTCCTCAAAGTGCCAGGTGCAGACCTGCAGAACATCTGCACGCTCCAAACCCCAGAGGAGTCCAGCAAGATCCTGGAGCTGGCAACCGGGAAGAATCTGGTGATTGTGGGAGCCTCATTCATAGGTACCAGGCTGGAGTGGGCGTCAGACCCTCAGTGacagcccccaaacccccttCTGGTTCATGTGCACATTAACTGGAGGCCCTCAGGGGAGGGATGTTCCTTTTCCACCCAGCTGGGatcctccctggagctgctgggggtgTGAGTTACACAGCACACACTCATCTTTTCCTCTGATAGCCAGAAACTTGGAGAGCTATAAACAATTGCTACACATGGACAGAGGGAAATGTGCCTTGTGGAAAGGTCACTGTCCTCCAGAGGAGCTGGATTCCCCAGAAGCACTGGGAAAGCAAGGGGCTAAGGCACAGAAAGGGAGTTTTATGGACAAAACCAGGAGCTGTTCTTTGCATCTCCCAAAATCCAGGAGAACAAAGAAAGGGGGGGAGCTGAACACCTCAGaaatgcacagcaaagcagctcagGCACTGGCAGCACGTCAGATTTGCTGTCTGGAAGGGGAGAAGGGTTCCAGGGGTGCAGGTTGGTGCTTGCAGCAGGCTTACCTCGGGCATGCCTcttccctgcagggatggaggtGGCTGCCTTCCTCTCAGACAGGGCTGGAACCATCTCCGTGGTGGAGAGAGAGCAGTTCCCCTTCCAGCACGCCCTGGGTCCCCAGGTTGGAGGCGTTGCCATGAAGGTGAGCAGAACCTGGGGCTGATTTCTGGCATGGAGAACACacaggggaagggagagagagagagccaagcAGCCCCAGGATCCACATCAGCCCAGGAAACCTCGCCCCTGTGCTGAGTCACAACCCTGCGTGCCCAGCCTCAGTGCTCACCCACACAGGGCTGCTCCCAACCTTCCCCTCATCaattcctcaccccaaacccacctctgacagagaaaagccaggctgtgtgtgcctgcagcaggcagggacacAAATGGAGTCTCCCtgcaggctggagcagcagcagcagagctgcctgcctgGCTTTTGGCTGGCTACAGCTGTTTTTATAGCCTGGAATTTCCTAATGAATACTCAAACCAGTCCTTTTCAGATGCTGCAAAATAAAGGGGTGAAGTTCCACATGAAAACAGAGCTGTGTGAGCTGAAAGGAAAGGATGGAAAGGTCAGTCCTGCCTTTGTGATCCCTGAACTGCtaattttagggggaaaaaaatcccaagttgAGATATAACCCAGTGCCTACATCAGGCTTTCCTCTCCCATGTCTAGACCCTCCCTTCCTTTTcactgagcacagctctgggctcagagggCACCAGTGAAATGTTCCTATCCCAGGGACAACAGCGTGATTTTCTTTTACATTCCCAGCAACACACATCAGCTGGACAAGGTGATCCCAACCtgggggagagaaaaaaagacaGCAAAGAGCCAAGCAGCAGGGAGGCTGTGGGAATTAGGACAGAGGTTTTAACTCTTTATTAATGACCTTTCCCTCTTCCCCAGGTCACAGAGGCTGTCCTTGCCAACGGAGAGAAGCTCCCTGCAgatgtggtggtggtggggatagGTGAGAGCCCTGGGCTCGCTGGATGCTCTCCCcattcccaaatttcctccctgtccctgcagaatTTCTCTGAATCTcacccctgctcctctccccgCAGGCTCAATCCCCAGCTCAGCCTTCCTGAA from Melospiza melodia melodia isolate bMelMel2 chromosome 21, bMelMel2.pri, whole genome shotgun sequence encodes the following:
- the LOC134427692 gene encoding apoptosis-inducing factor 3-like gives rise to the protein MESSDTITEEVCREDDVGDGQLLEVTVAGYPVLLVRNRREFRALGSKCPHYGAPLSKGVLRGERLRCPWHGACFNIRTGDIEEYPALDCIPCFKVTVEDGKVFITAKKKDLESSQRVKDTSRRCLLNKNTMLLLGGGVAALVCAETLRQEGFTGRIIMATKEKHVPYDKSKLSKEMDLKAEDIYLRKPEFLQARGIEFWTEKEAVSVDFQKQKVRFMDGSSQKYHQLLIATGSHSGFLKVPGADLQNICTLQTPEESSKILELATGKNLVIVGASFIGMEVAAFLSDRAGTISVVEREQFPFQHALGPQVGGVAMKMLQNKGVKFHMKTELCELKGKDGKVTEAVLANGEKLPADVVVVGIGSIPSSAFLKGTSIARDAKGAILVDLHMQTNIPKVFAAGDVVTFPVALLGGDRSSIHHQQVAEAHGRCAALNMLGRGEELHTVPYFWSTLLGKSIRYAGCGKGYTDTVVKGSLEQQKFLLFYIRDGHVTAAASLDCDPMVSLIAEVLYVGKQISKEEAEACDIGSITSLAQS